In Chitinivibrionales bacterium, the following proteins share a genomic window:
- a CDS encoding RNA polymerase sigma factor, with amino-acid sequence MEELDDLTIQRAKRRNKAAFKSVYDFYAPFAWKIAFRTLHGNSELAEEAVQDTFIRAYNSLPKFEGGAAFSTWIYRITFNVCMTLLQKKGKADEMQDLDENTAAVSSAVETDMQHDLQKILKSISAEDRFLLTGREMLGFSFEELADITGKTAGALRTQLFRLKEEIRRKFGEE; translated from the coding sequence ATGGAAGAGTTGGACGATCTTACCATTCAGCGGGCGAAACGGAGGAATAAGGCCGCATTCAAGAGCGTCTATGATTTTTACGCGCCGTTTGCATGGAAGATCGCCTTCAGGACATTGCACGGCAACAGCGAACTGGCGGAGGAGGCGGTACAGGACACGTTCATAAGGGCCTACAACTCGCTGCCCAAATTTGAGGGCGGCGCGGCGTTCTCGACATGGATTTACAGAATCACCTTTAACGTGTGCATGACGCTGCTCCAAAAAAAGGGAAAGGCTGACGAGATGCAGGACCTTGATGAAAATACCGCCGCCGTGTCGTCAGCAGTGGAAACGGATATGCAGCACGACTTACAGAAAATCCTTAAAAGCATTTCCGCGGAGGACAGGTTTCTGCTCACGGGAAGGGAAATGCTGGGATTTTCGTTTGAGGAACTTGCCGATATCACGGGAAAAACCGCCGGCGCTCTCCGCACCCAGCTTTTCAGGCTGAAGGAGGAGATCCGGAGGAAATTCGGGGAGGAATGA
- a CDS encoding TolC family protein: MNNLKEILKPAALTLISLAMIVQFQPARGQDKGSLADLSANRTIVEHRLAQFIDEVKKNNPGLKALASKISAAQASVNYAKSLDPPQIGVEFYQSPITTFPNPFDGQREIDYSVQQMFPFPGKLSAMARVEQNRKAMTEGERTGALQRIVGDLKAAFYEAYFIQRKIEINDENREILKSYAAIAQKQYEVGTGKQADILRAQTELSTLVNNDIVFRQELRSMEAMLNALRNQPVETPVDPIPEIEPPLFDCPLAGLVKLALEHRPELSEMEAGVSMQKAELAAAKKEYYPDFMVRGMYKQMLRQSDDWDFTVGITVPVAPWSFGKASAGANRASLLQNQYEEELNNMKNMVASEVQQALIAVRSSTDRIKLYKMTVIPQATQTLNSTLASYRSGGQDFVSLIDAHHMLLSARQDYHMAVMNLMTGISKLETAVGMSVEDIEKSPMQEERK; this comes from the coding sequence ATGAACAATCTTAAAGAAATATTGAAACCGGCTGCACTAACTCTTATTTCACTTGCCATGATCGTGCAATTCCAACCCGCCAGAGGCCAGGATAAAGGAAGTCTTGCGGACCTCTCTGCAAATCGCACGATTGTCGAGCACCGGCTGGCCCAATTTATCGACGAGGTGAAGAAGAACAACCCCGGTCTCAAGGCCCTGGCAAGCAAGATTTCTGCAGCACAGGCTTCCGTCAATTATGCAAAGAGCCTTGACCCACCGCAGATCGGGGTGGAATTCTATCAAAGCCCTATCACTACTTTTCCCAATCCGTTTGATGGCCAGCGGGAGATCGATTATTCCGTGCAGCAGATGTTTCCTTTTCCCGGCAAGCTCTCTGCAATGGCAAGGGTGGAGCAAAACCGAAAGGCGATGACGGAGGGCGAACGGACAGGAGCGCTTCAACGGATCGTCGGTGATCTCAAGGCCGCCTTTTATGAGGCATACTTCATCCAAAGGAAAATTGAGATCAATGATGAAAATCGGGAGATCTTGAAGAGCTATGCGGCGATCGCCCAGAAACAGTATGAAGTGGGAACGGGAAAACAGGCGGATATTCTGCGGGCGCAAACCGAGCTTTCCACGCTTGTCAATAATGACATCGTATTCCGGCAGGAATTGCGTTCAATGGAAGCCATGTTGAATGCCTTGAGAAACCAGCCGGTCGAGACCCCGGTTGACCCGATCCCGGAGATCGAGCCGCCGCTGTTCGATTGCCCGCTTGCAGGGTTGGTAAAACTTGCGCTTGAGCATCGGCCCGAGCTTTCTGAAATGGAGGCCGGGGTTTCCATGCAGAAGGCGGAACTCGCGGCGGCGAAAAAGGAATACTATCCTGATTTCATGGTGCGCGGAATGTACAAACAAATGTTGCGCCAGTCGGACGATTGGGATTTTACGGTTGGGATCACCGTTCCCGTTGCTCCCTGGTCGTTTGGTAAAGCATCAGCAGGAGCTAACCGAGCGAGCTTACTTCAAAACCAGTACGAGGAAGAACTGAACAACATGAAGAACATGGTGGCGTCTGAGGTTCAACAGGCACTCATTGCCGTTCGGAGCAGCACAGACCGGATTAAACTTTACAAGATGACGGTGATTCCTCAGGCGACCCAGACCTTGAACTCGACATTGGCCTCATACCGGAGCGGAGGCCAAGATTTTGTTTCGCTCATCGATGCCCACCACATGCTGCTTTCCGCCCGTCAGGACTATCACATGGCCGTGATGAACCTCATGACCGGAATTTCCAAATTGGAAACTGCGGTAGGAATGAGCGTTGAAGACATCGAAAAATCTCCCATGCAGGAGGAACGCAAATGA
- a CDS encoding dCMP deaminase family protein, with protein sequence MKKKKAFVPKRKRAPWDEYFMKIAQQVATRSTCDRKNVGAVIVRDKTILSTGYNGSVRGMPHCDDVGHFMENGHCIATVHAEANAIIQAAKNGVAVDGADIYITASPCWHCFKLIANSGIKRIFYLEFYRDNHVIEVAGQAGIELRQVLLNK encoded by the coding sequence ATGAAAAAGAAAAAGGCGTTTGTTCCTAAACGTAAACGCGCGCCGTGGGACGAATATTTCATGAAGATCGCCCAGCAGGTGGCCACGCGCTCCACCTGCGACCGCAAGAACGTGGGCGCCGTGATCGTGCGGGACAAGACCATCCTCTCCACCGGTTATAACGGCAGCGTGCGCGGCATGCCGCACTGCGACGACGTGGGGCACTTCATGGAAAACGGCCACTGCATCGCCACGGTGCACGCCGAGGCCAACGCCATAATCCAGGCGGCCAAGAACGGCGTCGCGGTGGACGGAGCCGACATCTACATCACGGCCTCGCCCTGCTGGCATTGCTTCAAGCTCATCGCCAACAGCGGGATAAAACGGATTTTTTATTTGGAGTTTTACCGTGACAACCATGTTATCGAAGTGGCGGGGCAGGCGGGGATCGAGTTGAGGCAGGTTCTTTTAAATAAATAG
- the rpiB gene encoding ribose 5-phosphate isomerase B, producing MPQPDNAIVIGADHAGYKLKEHIKQELQKMGIPCEDVGVFSEERSDYPIYSARAAAKVSNGTFKRGIVICGSGIGASIVANRFKGVRAALCVTPQMAAMSRLHNDANMLVLGQRTTPDETATEILKNWLSTPFEGGRHEHRVKMIDTVDGTQ from the coding sequence ATGCCCCAGCCTGACAACGCCATTGTCATCGGCGCAGACCACGCCGGTTATAAGCTCAAAGAGCACATCAAGCAGGAGCTCCAGAAAATGGGGATCCCCTGCGAGGACGTCGGGGTGTTCAGCGAGGAGCGCAGCGATTATCCCATCTATTCGGCGCGCGCCGCGGCCAAGGTGTCCAACGGCACCTTCAAGCGGGGCATTGTCATCTGCGGGTCGGGAATCGGCGCGAGCATCGTGGCGAACCGGTTCAAGGGCGTGCGCGCCGCGCTGTGCGTCACGCCGCAGATGGCCGCGATGTCGCGCCTGCACAACGATGCGAACATGCTGGTGCTCGGCCAGCGGACCACGCCGGATGAAACGGCGACGGAAATCCTCAAGAACTGGCTTTCGACGCCGTTCGAGGGCGGCCGTCACGAGCACCGCGTTAAAATGATAGACACGGTTGACGGAACGCAGTAG
- the hisA gene encoding phosphoribosylformimino-5-aminoimidazole carboxamide ribotide isomerase, with translation MRFRPCIDLHKGKVKQIVGSTLHGGADHALVTNFETGLSPAHFARMYKNDGLFGGHVIMLGPGNENAAIEALTAFPNGFQVGGGITPDNAGTFLDNGASHVIVTSYIFQNGKIAWKNVDAMVACAGKNRLVIDLSCVRKGDAFFVATDQWKNVSPVPVSGETLASLAAQCDEFLIHAAHVEGKRSGIDEELVALLGDRSPIPVTYAGGIRSLADLDLVEKLGKGRVDATIGSALDIFGGDLTYKSVVEWNLKRNKEK, from the coding sequence ATGAGATTCCGCCCGTGCATAGATTTACATAAAGGAAAAGTGAAACAGATCGTGGGGAGCACGCTGCACGGCGGAGCGGACCATGCGCTTGTCACCAACTTCGAAACCGGCCTCTCCCCCGCCCATTTCGCGCGCATGTACAAAAACGACGGGCTTTTTGGCGGTCATGTCATCATGCTCGGACCCGGGAACGAAAACGCCGCGATCGAAGCGCTGACCGCGTTTCCGAACGGATTCCAGGTGGGCGGAGGAATCACGCCGGACAATGCGGGAACCTTTCTTGACAACGGCGCGTCGCATGTGATCGTCACGTCTTATATTTTCCAGAACGGTAAGATTGCCTGGAAAAATGTGGATGCAATGGTTGCCTGCGCCGGAAAAAACAGGCTGGTGATCGACCTGAGCTGCGTGCGGAAAGGCGATGCGTTTTTCGTGGCAACGGACCAATGGAAAAACGTTTCCCCGGTGCCTGTTTCGGGTGAAACGCTTGCGAGCCTCGCCGCACAGTGCGATGAATTCCTCATCCACGCCGCGCACGTGGAAGGCAAGCGTTCGGGCATCGACGAGGAACTTGTCGCTCTCCTCGGTGACCGGAGCCCCATTCCGGTCACCTATGCCGGCGGCATCCGCTCGCTTGCCGACCTTGACCTTGTGGAAAAATTGGGTAAAGGACGGGTTGACGCGACCATCGGCAGCGCGCTGGATATTTTTGGCGGGGATTTAACGTACAAGTCGGTGGTGGAATGGAATTTGAAACGCAATAAAGAAAAATAA
- a CDS encoding Spy/CpxP family protein refolding chaperone, with amino-acid sequence MKTKSLVTAVLVPALFLAGSAFAAPHDSAATAQRDSSHQKWIAQLNLTADQRAKMKALRDDMRAQRKANIEKMQALREKSKEELLKATPNKSVLYGYAKEMGELHKTMAEHMADHLIKVKAILTKEQFEKMLSKDFLKGLRERGTHDGPPHGGPGGKHDKDED; translated from the coding sequence ATGAAGACAAAATCATTAGTGACCGCGGTTCTGGTTCCCGCTTTGTTCCTCGCGGGGTCGGCTTTTGCAGCGCCCCATGATTCAGCTGCGACGGCACAGCGGGATTCATCCCACCAGAAGTGGATCGCCCAGCTCAACCTTACCGCCGACCAGAGGGCGAAAATGAAGGCCCTCCGCGATGACATGCGCGCGCAGCGCAAGGCGAACATTGAAAAAATGCAGGCGCTCCGCGAGAAAAGCAAGGAAGAGCTGCTCAAGGCAACGCCGAACAAGTCCGTGCTGTACGGCTACGCAAAGGAAATGGGAGAGCTGCACAAGACGATGGCCGAGCATATGGCCGACCATCTTATCAAGGTGAAGGCGATTCTTACCAAAGAGCAATTCGAAAAGATGCTGAGCAAGGATTTCCTCAAGGGATTGCGCGAGCGGGGTACGCATGACGGCCCGCCACACGGAGGTCCGGGAGGCAAGCATGACAAGGATGAAGATTGA
- a CDS encoding toxin-antitoxin system YwqK family antitoxin, with protein MRLRNIIGMCVLVAVAGCSKPEMKSQVTDTYPNGAKKKENFFLVVGAKKDVVRTVYYFPDGSIQSDTHYKKGKQDSLMVGNYQNGKRYIETMFSDGKRNGWDKSWWEDGKLKSEANYCLDTPLGTATNYFPDGKKSSETSFKNGKKDGAETVWYPSGNMKRVTTYAAGNKNGPEKKWFENGKLEVEQNYANDFLDGPCIEYYDNGKKEAESNYKNGHLDGLKIMWTEKGKKQGEATYKDGSLVEGKSF; from the coding sequence ATGCGCTTGAGGAATATCATCGGTATGTGCGTTCTGGTCGCCGTGGCGGGATGTTCGAAGCCCGAAATGAAATCACAGGTGACCGACACGTATCCGAACGGCGCCAAGAAAAAGGAAAATTTTTTCCTTGTCGTAGGCGCGAAAAAAGACGTGGTGCGCACCGTCTATTATTTCCCGGACGGCAGCATCCAGTCGGACACACATTATAAAAAAGGGAAACAGGACAGCCTCATGGTGGGCAATTATCAGAATGGAAAGCGGTATATTGAGACGATGTTTTCGGACGGAAAGAGAAACGGCTGGGACAAGTCGTGGTGGGAGGACGGCAAGCTCAAGAGCGAGGCGAATTACTGCCTCGACACGCCGCTGGGAACGGCGACCAATTACTTTCCCGATGGGAAAAAGTCTTCCGAGACCTCCTTTAAGAACGGAAAAAAGGACGGCGCGGAAACGGTGTGGTATCCCAGCGGCAACATGAAACGGGTTACCACCTATGCCGCGGGAAACAAGAACGGCCCGGAAAAGAAATGGTTTGAAAACGGTAAGCTCGAGGTGGAGCAGAACTATGCCAACGATTTCCTCGACGGCCCCTGCATCGAATATTACGATAACGGCAAGAAGGAGGCCGAGTCAAACTATAAAAACGGCCATCTGGACGGCCTCAAGATCATGTGGACCGAGAAGGGCAAGAAACAGGGCGAGGCCACGTACAAGGACGGCAGCCTGGTCGAGGGAAAGTCGTTTTGA
- a CDS encoding cation diffusion facilitator family transporter: MEVLVQTERYKFLIALLSVGSNVLLVALKLIVGFVMGSISVISEALHSGVDVFAAIVATVGVRRASEPADERHAFGHGKFESLSGLIQAILIFLAAGWILYEAVHKLIKPGIMDTVGLGVVIMFVSAAVNTVVGLLLLRGARTTDSVALKADALHCLTDVYTSAGVMLGLCIVWAGRKWFPSVNLTWVDPMAAMAVSVLIVKAAWNLTLESARDLLDASLPRQEEDEIKSIVFSKYPKVISLHKFRSRRSGAKRFVEFHIQVDPAMSVETSHELDHGLAEEIKRRFPSTEVIMHIEPHRKKRRG, from the coding sequence TTGGAGGTTTTGGTGCAGACCGAACGGTACAAATTCCTTATAGCCCTTTTATCCGTGGGGTCCAACGTCCTGCTGGTGGCGCTGAAGCTCATTGTCGGCTTTGTGATGGGCTCGATTTCGGTGATCTCCGAAGCGCTGCATTCGGGCGTGGACGTTTTTGCCGCGATCGTGGCCACCGTGGGCGTCAGGCGCGCTTCTGAGCCTGCGGACGAGCGGCACGCGTTCGGCCACGGCAAGTTCGAAAGCCTTTCAGGGCTCATCCAGGCAATCTTAATTTTTCTGGCCGCGGGATGGATCCTTTACGAGGCGGTGCATAAGCTGATCAAACCAGGCATTATGGACACCGTCGGGCTGGGCGTCGTCATCATGTTCGTTTCCGCTGCCGTCAACACCGTGGTGGGGCTGCTGCTGCTCCGCGGCGCGCGCACAACCGATTCCGTCGCGCTCAAGGCAGACGCATTGCACTGCCTCACCGACGTCTATACTTCAGCGGGCGTGATGCTGGGGCTTTGCATCGTGTGGGCGGGCAGGAAATGGTTCCCCTCCGTGAACCTCACCTGGGTCGACCCAATGGCCGCCATGGCCGTTTCAGTGCTTATTGTCAAGGCCGCATGGAACCTTACCCTTGAATCGGCGCGCGACCTTCTCGACGCGAGTCTGCCCCGGCAGGAGGAGGATGAAATCAAGTCGATCGTTTTCTCGAAATACCCAAAGGTGATCAGCCTGCACAAGTTCCGCAGCCGCAGGTCCGGCGCCAAGCGTTTCGTGGAATTCCACATTCAGGTGGATCCCGCCATGTCGGTGGAGACCTCGCACGAGCTGGACCACGGCCTTGCCGAAGAGATCAAACGGCGCTTCCCCAGCACGGAAGTGATCATGCACATAGAGCCGCACAGGAAAAAAAGGCGCGGATAG
- a CDS encoding CusA/CzcA family heavy metal efflux RND transporter, with amino-acid sequence MLEKLIEWSVKNRFLVIMLTVFVVAAGLWAIFSTPVDAIPDLSDVQVIVYTEFPGQSPRIVEDQVTYPLTTSLLSVPGASVVRGYSFFGYSLVYVIFKDGTNIYWARSRVLEYLNYAQKRLPGGVIPTLGPDATGVGWVYEYALTSEKRSLQELRSYQDWYLKYGLSSIEGVAEVASVGGFVKQYQVTVDPGRLQAFGIPLKDVETAIKGANSDVGGEVIEMGEAEFMIRGLGYIKSIDDIRKIPVKTSMRNGVAIRIGDIADVALGPEMRRGLAELDGQGEVAGGVVVIRFGENAQKVIKAVKEKLETLKTGLPPDVKIVTTYDRSALIERAIANLRVKLVEEMLIVTLVCAIFLFHVQSAAVAVFTLPTAILMAFFVMRMQGLNANIMSLGGIAIAIGAMVDAAIIMIENAHKRIEAENAKPPELRSPHWQVILESSKEVGPPLFYSLLVITVSFLPIFALEAQEGRLFKPLAFTKTYSMAAAAILAVTIVPVLMGFFVRGKIRPEHANPLNRFLISIYRPVVQFVMRYPKIIIFSSIVIVLVTIVPFTKLGSEFMPPLYEGDLLYMPTTLPGVSIRKAKELLQQTDKIIRTFPEVDRVFGKDGRAETATDPAGLDMFETTIQLKPEKRWPKGMTPEKLIQQLDEAIKIPGLTNAWTMPIKARTDMLSTGIKTPVGIKISGANLDTLQIIGRQVEAAVRTVKYTTSAFAERAVGGNYLDVKIDRDKAGRYGLNVDDVQSVIETALGGMSITTTVEGLERYTVNLRYARELRDNVDALRRVLVSSPSGLQIPLGEVASFEINKGPMVIRSEGSRPNAWVFVDMRGTDMGTYLRLAQKTVASQVRVPTGYNVVWSGEYELMQRSQKRLMIVVPLTLFIIFIIIFLNTKSIIKTSIILLAVPFSLVGTVWFLFALGYNMSLAVWVGIIALAGLSAETGVVMLLYLDQAFEAAKSKRVLRTLRDLKEVIDHGAVKRVRPKIMTASVIIAGLLPILWSAGTGSDVMKRIAAPMVGGVVTSVLMELMVFPAIYFLWKRRSVVNDEIRTDKRLP; translated from the coding sequence ATGCTCGAAAAACTCATAGAATGGTCGGTGAAAAACAGGTTCCTGGTAATCATGCTCACGGTGTTCGTGGTTGCCGCAGGGCTCTGGGCAATCTTCAGCACACCAGTCGATGCGATTCCGGATTTGAGCGACGTGCAGGTCATCGTGTATACGGAATTTCCAGGCCAGTCGCCCCGCATTGTTGAAGACCAGGTCACCTATCCGCTCACGACGTCGCTTTTGTCGGTGCCTGGCGCAAGCGTCGTACGCGGATATTCGTTTTTCGGATACTCACTCGTCTACGTGATCTTCAAAGATGGCACAAACATCTATTGGGCCCGCAGCCGCGTGCTTGAGTACCTCAATTATGCGCAGAAGCGCCTTCCGGGAGGCGTGATTCCGACGCTCGGACCCGACGCGACCGGCGTGGGCTGGGTATATGAATACGCCTTGACATCAGAGAAACGCTCGCTGCAGGAGCTGCGGTCCTACCAGGACTGGTATCTCAAATACGGTCTGTCGAGCATCGAGGGCGTCGCCGAAGTAGCCAGCGTCGGCGGATTTGTCAAGCAGTACCAGGTAACGGTCGATCCCGGCAGGCTCCAGGCATTCGGCATTCCGCTCAAGGACGTCGAAACGGCGATAAAAGGCGCCAACAGCGACGTGGGCGGCGAGGTCATCGAAATGGGGGAGGCGGAGTTCATGATTCGCGGCCTCGGTTACATCAAATCCATTGACGACATAAGAAAGATTCCCGTAAAGACAAGCATGCGGAACGGTGTGGCCATTCGCATCGGCGATATCGCCGATGTCGCTCTTGGACCCGAAATGAGGCGCGGCCTGGCCGAGCTGGACGGGCAGGGTGAAGTCGCGGGCGGCGTGGTGGTGATCCGGTTTGGCGAGAACGCCCAGAAGGTCATCAAGGCGGTCAAGGAGAAACTGGAAACTCTCAAAACAGGGCTTCCGCCAGACGTGAAGATCGTTACCACCTATGACCGCTCGGCGCTTATCGAGCGAGCCATTGCAAACCTCCGGGTGAAGCTTGTTGAGGAAATGCTGATCGTCACCCTCGTCTGCGCGATTTTCTTGTTTCATGTTCAAAGTGCCGCGGTGGCGGTCTTCACTTTGCCAACTGCCATTCTCATGGCGTTTTTCGTGATGCGGATGCAGGGACTCAACGCGAACATCATGTCGCTCGGCGGCATCGCGATCGCCATCGGCGCAATGGTGGACGCCGCGATCATCATGATCGAAAACGCGCATAAACGGATTGAAGCGGAAAACGCTAAGCCGCCTGAACTTCGCAGCCCACACTGGCAAGTGATACTGGAGTCATCGAAAGAGGTCGGACCGCCATTGTTCTATTCCTTATTGGTCATCACCGTGTCTTTCCTTCCCATATTCGCACTGGAAGCCCAGGAAGGAAGATTGTTCAAGCCGCTGGCCTTTACAAAGACATATTCCATGGCCGCAGCGGCGATTCTTGCCGTTACAATCGTTCCGGTGTTGATGGGATTCTTCGTGCGAGGTAAAATAAGGCCCGAACACGCCAACCCGCTTAACAGGTTTCTTATTTCGATTTACCGTCCGGTGGTGCAATTCGTTATGCGATATCCGAAGATAATAATATTCTCGTCTATTGTTATTGTATTGGTGACCATAGTGCCCTTTACCAAACTCGGCAGTGAGTTCATGCCGCCTCTATACGAAGGCGACCTGCTCTACATGCCGACGACATTGCCGGGCGTATCGATTCGGAAGGCCAAGGAGCTGCTTCAGCAAACCGACAAGATCATCCGCACGTTTCCCGAGGTGGATCGAGTGTTCGGCAAAGACGGTCGGGCCGAGACCGCCACCGATCCGGCAGGGCTTGATATGTTCGAGACGACCATTCAGTTAAAGCCGGAGAAGCGGTGGCCAAAGGGAATGACCCCCGAAAAACTCATTCAACAACTTGACGAAGCGATAAAAATCCCGGGACTCACCAACGCCTGGACCATGCCCATCAAGGCCCGGACCGACATGCTCTCCACCGGCATCAAGACGCCCGTGGGAATCAAAATTTCCGGCGCGAACCTTGACACTTTGCAAATCATTGGAAGGCAGGTCGAAGCTGCCGTGCGGACCGTGAAGTACACCACGTCAGCGTTCGCGGAGCGGGCCGTGGGAGGCAATTACCTTGATGTAAAGATCGACCGGGACAAGGCGGGAAGATACGGGCTCAATGTCGACGATGTGCAATCGGTGATAGAGACCGCGCTCGGAGGCATGAGCATCACCACCACGGTGGAAGGGCTCGAACGGTACACGGTGAATCTTCGGTACGCCAGGGAGCTGCGCGACAATGTTGATGCGCTGCGCCGCGTTCTGGTTTCTTCCCCGAGCGGTCTGCAGATTCCCCTCGGCGAGGTCGCGAGCTTTGAGATCAACAAGGGGCCCATGGTCATCAGGAGCGAAGGCAGCAGGCCCAATGCCTGGGTTTTCGTCGACATGCGCGGCACGGACATGGGGACTTACCTTCGCCTGGCGCAGAAGACCGTCGCTTCACAAGTGCGTGTGCCGACGGGGTACAACGTGGTGTGGAGCGGGGAATATGAGTTGATGCAGCGCAGCCAGAAGAGGCTCATGATTGTGGTGCCGCTCACCTTGTTCATCATATTCATCATCATCTTTCTCAATACAAAATCGATAATCAAGACATCAATCATTCTTCTCGCTGTTCCGTTCTCTCTCGTAGGCACCGTTTGGTTCCTGTTCGCCCTCGGCTATAATATGAGCCTTGCGGTGTGGGTGGGAATCATTGCATTAGCAGGGCTCAGCGCTGAAACCGGGGTCGTTATGCTCTTGTATCTGGATCAGGCATTTGAAGCCGCAAAAAGTAAGCGCGTGCTTAGAACACTGCGGGATCTGAAGGAAGTTATTGATCACGGAGCAGTAAAACGTGTTCGTCCGAAGATCATGACCGCGTCGGTGATCATCGCGGGTCTTCTCCCTATTTTGTGGAGCGCCGGAACCGGATCGGACGTAATGAAACGGATCGCCGCGCCCATGGTGGGCGGAGTGGTGACATCGGTGCTGATGGAGCTGATGGTTTTTCCCGCGATCTATTTTTTATGGAAAAGGCGGTCGGTTGTCAATGATGAAATCCGGACGGATAAAAGATTGCCGTAA
- a CDS encoding efflux RND transporter periplasmic adaptor subunit: MKAKMRLTMIVTAAVVVSVVIILGAMILYHNKGPAAASSQQTQHIVYHCPMHPNYLSDKPGNCPICGMKLVPVSQLEHQSEANKNGQRKILYYRDAMNPSYTSPNPGKAPDGMDLVPVYEDGASGEKGAVKIDPVTVQNIGVTTETAARRTLTKEIQVSANLEVNETSIGIVNTKVMGWVEKLYIDFTGQPIKKGQPLLTIYSPDLVSAQTEYLQAIRYVKGLPPGASEEAKHGAEELVESSKRRLLNWDIPDKEIKALEDRGAPEKTMTIYSPIDGVVLEKMVAAGQNVMPGTTLYKVADLSTLWAIANVFQQDLPLIKIGMEASIEVSSLPGRTFTGRVQFVSPVLDLDTKTAAVRISIRNSADRALKPQMFADIKISSPMAVNGLSVSEQAVIHSGKRDLVIVALGNGYFRPQDVKVGANAGGFVQILSGIAEGQTIVTSSQFLIDAESNLKEAVGAMSPPESARAQSAASVPEKPAALRGGRSNMQGMNMPGTN; this comes from the coding sequence ATGAAGGCCAAAATGAGATTGACAATGATTGTGACAGCGGCTGTTGTCGTATCGGTCGTCATCATCCTCGGTGCAATGATTTTGTATCACAATAAGGGGCCGGCAGCGGCATCGAGTCAGCAGACGCAACACATAGTTTACCACTGCCCCATGCATCCGAACTATCTCTCTGACAAACCCGGCAACTGCCCGATCTGTGGAATGAAGCTTGTTCCAGTTAGTCAGCTGGAACATCAGTCGGAAGCCAATAAAAACGGGCAACGGAAAATCCTTTACTATCGCGACGCGATGAATCCTTCATATACTTCCCCCAATCCTGGAAAGGCCCCGGATGGGATGGACCTAGTCCCTGTTTATGAGGACGGGGCGTCGGGTGAGAAAGGCGCGGTGAAAATAGACCCGGTTACCGTCCAGAACATCGGCGTCACCACCGAGACAGCCGCCCGAAGGACGCTTACAAAAGAAATCCAAGTATCCGCGAATCTCGAAGTCAATGAAACCTCCATTGGCATTGTCAACACAAAGGTGATGGGTTGGGTGGAGAAACTGTATATCGATTTCACAGGGCAACCCATAAAGAAAGGCCAGCCGCTGCTAACGATATACAGTCCCGACCTTGTGAGCGCACAAACCGAATACCTTCAGGCAATCCGGTATGTCAAGGGACTGCCTCCGGGCGCGTCCGAAGAGGCAAAACATGGCGCGGAGGAGCTTGTCGAAAGCAGCAAACGCAGGCTGCTCAACTGGGACATTCCCGATAAAGAGATCAAGGCGCTCGAAGATCGCGGCGCTCCCGAAAAGACCATGACCATCTATTCTCCCATAGACGGAGTTGTCCTTGAAAAGATGGTGGCCGCGGGTCAAAACGTAATGCCCGGGACGACGCTTTACAAAGTGGCCGACCTCTCGACGTTATGGGCGATCGCGAACGTGTTCCAGCAGGACTTACCGCTTATCAAGATAGGTATGGAAGCATCCATCGAAGTGTCTTCGCTGCCGGGGCGCACTTTTACGGGAAGGGTGCAATTTGTGTCTCCGGTCCTTGACCTGGACACAAAAACCGCGGCAGTTCGTATCAGCATCAGAAATTCCGCGGACCGTGCGCTCAAACCGCAGATGTTTGCGGATATTAAGATCAGTTCGCCGATGGCGGTGAACGGGCTGTCCGTTTCGGAACAGGCGGTGATCCATTCGGGAAAGCGCGACCTGGTGATCGTGGCGCTCGGCAACGGGTATTTCAGGCCGCAAGACGTAAAGGTCGGCGCAAACGCGGGCGGTTTCGTTCAGATTCTTTCCGGGATTGCCGAAGGACAAACAATCGTCACTTCGTCGCAGTTCCTCATCGATGCGGAATCGAATCTGAAGGAGGCGGTCGGCGCCATGTCCCCTCCGGAATCCGCACGGGCGCAGTCCGCGGCTTCAGTACCGGAAAAACCGGCCGCGCTGCGGGGCGGCCGTTCGAACATGCAGGGAATGAACATGCCCGGTACGAACTAA